DNA from Actinoplanes sp. SE50/110:
ATCTCCCGGTTCTCGGCGGTGGCCAGCATCGGCAAGGTGCGGCTGTCGGGCTTCCCGGCCTGGGTGGTCTGGGTCGCGGTGCACCTGTTCTACCTGGTCGGTTTCAAGAACCGGGTGACCGCGGTGCTGCACTGGGCGGTCAGCTTCATCGGGCGCGGCCGCTCGGAGCGGGTGGCCACGCAGCAGCAGGCGTTCGCCCGCCGGGCCATCCGGGCGTACGGCGATCCGTTCGAGCGGGAGCGCGCCGAGACCGTCACCGCGCACAAGAAGAGCCTGACGGCCGACCGGTAGTCCGGATCGACGGGGCCGTGGTCGCCTGATCGGCGGACGCGGCCCCGTCGACCGGCGGTAACCGGATGTTCGTTCACCAGGTAGCGTGTACCGGCCGCGCCCCGAACGGGTGGGGTGGACGACGACAGGAAGAGGCCCCGATTTGATGCCGGTCACCGCGGCGACCGTTCTCGCCACCCGGCAGCCGGCGCTGGCCCCGGTCTTCGGCACCCTCACCCTGTTCACCGGCCGGATGGGCTCCGGCAAGAGCACCCTGGCTCTGCAGAACGCGTTCAACCGTCGCCAGGCCGGGCGTCCCGGGGTGCTGCTGACCAGCCAGGACCGGGCGGGCGAGGGGATAATGTCGTCGCGGCTCGGGGTGACCGCGGACGCGGTCGAGGTGCATCCGGGAATGGATCTGACCGCGCTGGTCGCCGAGCAGGTGCCGTCCGGCGGGTTCGTGATCGCCGACGAGGCCCAGTTCCTCAGCCCGGAGCAGGTGGAGCAGCTCGCCTGGGCGGCGGACGAGATGGGCGTCGACATCGACTGCTACGCGATCATCACGGATTTCCTGTCCCGGCTGTTCCCGGGCGCGCAGCGGCTGGTCGAGCTGGCCGACGTGATCGTCCCGCTGCAGGTCGAGGTGACCTGCTGGTGCGGCCGCCCGGGCCGGCAGAACGCGCGGCTCGTCGACGGCCAGGTGGCCCGGGCCGGCGAGCAGGTCGCGGTCGGTGACACCTCGGAGACGTCGGCGGTCTCCTACCGGGTGCTGTGCCGCCGTCACTGGCGCAACGGCGAGCCCGGCCCGGCGTCGCTGTAGGAGGCGACGGTCCACATGTCGGCGGTCTGCAACCGCATCGTGGGCCGCCGGGCGAAGGACAGCGCCTCCCCCGGCTGCAGCAGCGTCTTCTCGTCGAACCGGTGCTGCCACCGCTCGGCCACCAGCATGTGGCCCTGCAGGTTCACCGCGGCGGAGCCGGTGTTCACCAGCGCGATCGCGCCGTTCTCCGGGCGGAGGGTGACCTTGCCGGTCAACGGGCTCGCGCATCGCAACGGGCACGGGTAGAGGAACGATTCGCGCAGGTCACCCTGCGGATCGAAGAGGTAGGCCCCGTCGCCCAGGGCGTGTCGCGCCGGGTCGGGGTTGGTGAAGATCTGGCCGTTGAGCCCCCAGTACCTGTCGGTGACGGTGTCCCGGCCCTTGCCCACGTGCACGTACACGTGCCCACCGGCGGGCACCACGGTTCCCCGCCGGAACGTGTACCGCCGCAGCCCCGAGTCGCGCACCCACCACCCGGTCAGGTCCACCGCGCGGCGGCCGGTGTTCCCGATCCGGACGAACTCGCCTTCGTGACCCTGGGTGTTCGCCCACACGGTCATCGAGGCCGCCGGCCCCGTCCCGCAGTAGTGGTCGTTCCACATCCCGGTCGAACGGGTGGACGCGGTCGCCTGGGCGCGGGCGTACGCCGCGTCCCACGCCCACTCGCCGGCGAACGGCAGCCACAACGCGTACCCCCGCTTGATCAGGTCCTGTCCGATGTCGACCCAGCGACCGTTGATCCGCACGGCGATGGACCGCAGCGGCCGGCCGCGGCTGGTGCTCCGCGCGTCCTGCGCGGTCAGCCGCACGACACCGCCACCGGCCCGCACCAGGTGCTCGACCCGGGCTGTCGCTTCGAGGGCGTGGCATTCGCCGGTCCGGTTCGCCGGCCGTGGCGAGTACGTGTGCTGCTCCATGGCCTGCACCCCGATCAGCCGGATGGACCGGGCCGTCTTCGTCCCGTTCACCGTGACGATCAGCGTGTCGCCGTCCGGCACCCAGGCCACCCGGCCCATCCACACCGTGCAGCGCGGGCTGTCCGCCGCCGGCCCGCAGGCGACGGTCGCCGCCCGGGCGGGGACGGGCAGGCCGAGCCCCAGAAGGACACCGGCGGCGAGGGTGGCGAGGCGGCGCAGCATGCCATCACGATCGGAGCGCGCCGGTTGCGGTCCGAGTGACGGCCGGCTGCATCCCGGTTGCCGAGGCCACACTTCCGTTCGACCGAGATCGTTAGCTAGGCTAAGGACAACATCGGTAAGGAGCACCCTTGTCACCTGCCCCTCGCCGTGCCCCGCGGGCCGGCATCGATCCCGACCCGTCGAAGAGCTGGCTGCGGCGCGCCTGGCCGCTGCTCCGGTCACACCGCGCCCTGCTGGTCACCTCACTCGTGCTGTCCTTCGTCGGGCTGGTCGTGCAGGTGCAGATCCCGAATCTGGTCCGGATCGGCATCGACCGGGCGCTGGTCGCGCACACCGCCGGCCTGTCCCGCTACGTCGCCCTGATCACCGCCCTGTCGCTGATCCAGGGCGTGATCAACTATCTGGCCCGGCTCTACCTGCTGCGCACGGCCTACGAGTTGGAGTACGACCTGCGCAGCACGGTCTTCAGCCACTTCATGCGGATGTCGTACGGTTTCTACGACCGGGTGCAGTCCGGTGAGCTGATCTCCCGGGCCACCGCCGACATCCGCGCCGTGCAGATGTATCTGACGTTCGGCCCGTCGATCCTGGTCCAGTGCATGATCGCGGTGATCGCGTTCGGACTGATGATCTCGGTCAACCCGTTGCTGGCCGTGGTGTCGATGCTGACCATGCCGGCCATCGCGGTGCTCGGCGTCCGGATGCGCAAGGCGATATTCCCGGTGTCCTGGCTGATCCAGGCGCGCCTGGCCGGGGTGGCCACGGTGGTCGACGAGAACATCCAGGGCGTGCGGATCGTCAAGGCGTTCGCGGCCGAGCAGCAGCAGGTGGACACCCTGGCGTCGGCCGCCGACCGGGTCCGCTGGGCCTACGCCACCGACGCGAGGCTGCGCAGCCGCTGGACGCCGGTGATGGACAACCTGCCCCGGCTCGGCCTGGCGCTGGTCCTGCTGATCGGCGGCCTGATGGTGCTGAACGGGCACGCGACGGTCGGCACCGTGGTGGCCTTCAACTCCTACATCCTGATGCTGCAGCCGCCGTTCCGGATGCTCGGCATGATCATCATGATGGGCCAGCGAGCCGCCGCCTCCGCCCGCCGCATCTACGACATTCTCGATACAGAAGCCGAGATAACCGAGAGAACAGAGGCCGCGGCGCCGCCGCCGCGGGGCGCCGTCTCTTTCGACGATGTCCGCTTCGCCTACCCGGACGGCACCCCGGGCCTCAAGGGCCTCACCCTCCACCTCGAACCGGGCGAAACCGTGGCCCTGGTCGGCGCCACCGGATCGGGCAAATCGACCATCGCCCGGCTGGCCGCCCGCTTCTACGACGTCACCGAGGGCACCGTGGAGATCGACGGCGTGGACGTCCGCGACTACCCCTTGGCGACCCTGCGGGACCGGGTGGGGATCGTCCCCGACGAGCCCTTCCTCTTCTCCATCTCCCTGCACGACAACATCGCTTTCGGACACCCGCACGCCACCAGGGAGCAGGTCATCGCCGCCGCCACCGCGGCCGGCGCCGCCGAGTTCATCCAGGAGCTCCCCCAGGGATACGACACGGTGGTCGGCGAGCGTGGCTACACCCTCTCCGGCGGCCAGCGCCAGCGCGTCGCCATCGCCCGGGCGCTGCTGGTCAACCCCCCGATCCTGATCCTGGACGACGCCACCAGCGCGGTCGACGTCCGCGTCGAGCACGAGATCCACGAGTCGCTGCGCGCCCTGATGGCCGGCCGCACCACGATCATGGTGGCGCACCGCCTCGCCACGATAGGCCTCGCGGACCGGGTCATCCTGATCGACGACGGTCGCGTCCTCGCCGACGGCACACACGCCGAGTTGCTCGCCTCCGAGCCGCGCTACAGCGCGGTTCTGGCCCAGAAGGAGCCGGTCGCATGAGCATGTTCGGAGGCGGCTTCGGCGGCCCGGGCCACGCCATCCCCGGCCGGCACGGCAGCGGCACCCCGTTCGCCGGCATCCCGCCCGAGCTGGCCGCCGGCGTCGCCCGCCTGGAGGCCGCCGAGCCGCCGCTGCCGGCTCCGGACGAGCCGTTCCACCAACAGCCCGACACCCGCCGGCTGACCCTGTGGTCGCTGCTGGCCAACCGCCCGGGCTTGCTGGTCACCGCCGCACTGGCCGTCCTGGCCGAGGCGTTGCTGCTGCAGGCCGGCCCGCTGCTGGTGCAGATCGGCATCGACCACGGCATCGTGGCCCGCGACGTCCCGGTGCTTGTCGTCTCGGCGCTGGCGTTCGTCGCCGCGGTCGCCCTGACCGCGGTCGCCTCCGGGGTGCGGATCCGGCAGAGTGGCCGGCTCGCCGCGTACGTCACCCGTGATCTGCGCGTCCGGGTCTTCGCCCACCTGCAGCGTCTCAGCCTGGATTTCTACACCAGGGAGAAGGCCGGCGTCACGATGACCCGGATGACCTCCGACGTGGAGGCGTTGCAGCAGCTGCTGCAGGAGGGTTTCGCCCAGTTCCTGATCCAGGGCCTCACCATGATCGTGGTCACCGTCGTCCTGGTGCACTACGACGCGGAGCTGGCGCTGATCACGTTGCTGCTGGTGGTGCCGCCCCTGGCCGCCCTGTCGATCTGGTTCCGCCGGGCCGCCGACCTCGGCTACCGGCGGCAGCGCGACGCGATCGCCGCTCTCTTCTCACACCTTTCGGAGAGTCTGTACGGCGTTCGCGTGATCACCGCGCACAACCGGCAGCAGCGCAGCGTGGTCGAGCACCGCGAGGTGGTCGGCGCGTACCGGGACGCCAACGACCACACCGGACGGATCAACGCGGTGTACGGGCCGGGCAGTTCGGTGATCGGCCTGCTGGGCCTGGCCGCGCTGCTGGCGATCGGCGGCCGGCGGGTGCTGCGCGGCGAGCTGACCATCGGCGAGCTGACCGCGTTCGTGCTGTACATCAACGCGTTCTTCCAGCCGGTGCAGCAGCTGGTCCAGCTGTACACCAACTATCAGCAGGCCAGGGCGGCCCTCGGCAAGCTGCGCGGGCTGCTCGGGACGGTCACCGGCGTACCGGAGAGCATCGACGCCCGGCAGTTGCCGCCGGCGACCGGCGGCATCGAGTTCCGCGGCGTTTCCTTCGGGTACGTGCCGGACCGTCCCGTCCTGCGCGACGTCACCCTGCGCATCGCGCCGGGCGAGACGATCGCCTGCGTCGGCCCGACCGGCGCCGGCAAGTCCACGCTGGCCAAACTGGTCGCCCGGCTCTACGACCCGGACCGCGGCGCGATCCTGATCGACGGTCACGACCTGCGCGAGGTGACCCTCGACTCGCTGCACCGGCAGGTCGGGGTCGTCCCGCAGGAGCCGTTCCTGTTCGCCGGCAGCCTGCGGGACAACATCGCCTTCGCCCGCCCGGACGCCGCCGACGCCGAGGTGGACGCCGCCGTCGACGCGGTCGGCCTGCGGGACCTGGTGGACCGCTCGCCGGACGGCCTGCACACCGTCCTGCACGAGCGCGGCCAGTCGGTCTCCTCCGGCGAACGCCAGTTGATCGCGCTGGCCCGCGTCTTCGTCGCCGCCCCGCGGATCATCGTGCTCGACGAGGCCACCTCGAGCCTCGACCTGCGTTCCGAGCTGCGGGTCGAGGCCGCCGTCCAGCGCCTCCTGCAGGGCCGGACGGCGATCCTGGTGGCACACCGCCTGTCCACCGCGCGTCGCGCCGACCGGGTGATCGTCGTCGACGACGGCGGCATCCTCGAATCCGGCTCGCACGACGAGCTGATCGCCGCCGGCGGCCGCTACGCCTCGATGTTCGCCACCTGGGAGTCCCACGCGGCCGCATGACCTCCCGCGGGCGCAGAGTCCGGTGGACGCGCCGGGCGGGATCCGGGCATACCGGGTCCCGCTCTCCGCCTCCCTGGCCGCATCGGGGATCGCCTATCCCGCGACGCGCTTCAGGAGCTCGGCGAGTGCCTCGAACAGGTCTTCCTCGTGCTCGCCCTCGCTGTGCGCGGTCGCGGTGACGGTCACCCGTCGCTCCGGGTCGATCAGCGCATACTGACCGTACGCTCCGTCCATCCGGTACGTGCCGTCCCCGCTGAGCCAGACGCCGAGGCCGTAACCGTGCCCGAACTGGGCGGCGCGCTGCGCCATCGCGGTGGTGTCGACGGTCTCGGCGGGCATCCGCCGCACGTACTCCGCCGGAATGATCTGCCGTCCCTCCCAGACGCCCTCCTGCAGCAGCAGCCGCGCGAAGCGCGCGAGCTCCCCGGTTTTCAGGAACAGATCGGACTCGGCGAACGGGAACCCCAGCGGGCAGGTGTGCCACGCCGGGTTGTGCAGGTCCAGCGGCCGGAACAGCCGCGGCAGCAGGTAGGCCCGCACGTCGGCGCCGGTGGTCCGGGCGATCAGCCGGCCCACCGCATAGGGCCCCGAGCCGGTGTACGAGAACCGCTCCCCCGGTTCGGCGTCCAGTGGCGCCGCCAGGAACTCGTGCAGCAGATCCGCCGCGTCGATCCGCTCACTGGCGAACCACTTGTGCGTCGACCCGCTGGTCATCGTGATCAGATGCCGCACGGTGACCCGCTCGAACCCGTCCGCGGCGATCCCGCGAAGCTCCGGGAAGTGGTCGAGGAACAGGTCGTCGAGCCGGAACCGGCCGTCGGCCTCGGCCAGCCCGGCCGCCACCGACGTGAACGTCTTGGACACCGAGTACAGATTGACCCGGTCGTCGGACCGGAACCGGTGGGTCAGCGGTTCGTGCCCCTCCCGGTACACGTGGATGCCGTAGGTCCCCAGTCGCCGTTCCCGGTCGACACGGACGAAATCAGCCAGAAGATCGTCGTTCACACCCGGACGATACCTACATGCGACAGATGACGGTGGTATCGCTCAATCTCTGTGTCGGGCTGCGCAACAGCCTGCCGCCGCTGCGCGAGCGGGCGGCGGCGATCGGCGAACAGCTGGAGGACTCCGGCGCGCAGGCGGTGCTGCTGCAGGAGGTGTGGACGCGGCGGGCACTACGCGACATCCGGGCCCGGCTGCCCTCGTACCGCAACTGGGTCTGCAAGAGCGGTCTGGCGATCGGCGGCCGGGAACCGCTGAGCGAACCCCGATTCCGGCGCTTCGCCGGCGTGCCCGCCGGACATCGCAGCCAACTGGTCCGGGCGGCGGCGGGACGCTGGTTCCGCGGTCTGCTGACGGCCCGGACCGCGGACGGGGCGCTGCTCGGCAACACCCAGCTGACGTCCAATCGGGACGGTGACTGGTCCACCGGAAACCGCCATGACGCTCTGCAACGCGGGCAGCTGAGGTCCCTGCACGCGGCGATGCGGGCGGCCGGCGACGCGCCGTTGCGCATCCTCGGCGGCGACTTCAACGTGGCCGCCGACAGCCCGCTGTATTCGGCGGTCACCGATGGCGACACCTGGACGGACCCGTTCGCCGGCGACCCGCGCGCCACGTTCCGCATCGAATGCCTGCCGGCCGGCAGCACCGCTCACCGCATCGACTACCTGCTGGTCAGCGGCGACGGGTGGCACGTCGCCGCACGTGAGCTGCTGTTCACCGGTGATCTGCTCAGCGACCACTGCGCCCCGCTGGTCCGGGTGACGTGCTAGCCGACCGGGACCAGGAAGGCGAAGACGCGGACGCCGACCGGGCCGGTCGGTAGCGGGGCGGGGGCGGCGGCGGTCACCTTCGAGCCGGCCTCCCACGGTTCGCCGTCGAGGAAGACCTCGTTGGTCAGCATCCGGCCGTCCTGGTAGGCGGTGAAGAAGCGCAGCGCGTGCACCGCCCGGCTCAGCGGGACGTCCCGGAGGGCGGCGAGCAGCTCGTCGAGGACCGCCTCGGCGGACGGCACCGGGTCGGTCGCGAACAGGTCCACCTGCGCGCCGAGCAGCAGGTCGAACTCGCCGGCCGGGTGGCTGAAGCGTTCCACGTGCACGTTGTCGCCGGCCGCGCCGCGGTCCAGCAGGGCGGCGATCATCGGGTAGGCGACCGCCCGCTCGAACATCGCGAGGGTCTGGAAGATCGCCTCCTTCCAGGTGGGCGCCACCCCGACGCAGCTCTCCACCATCCACGGGCGGGCCAGCGCCGGATGGTTCACCGCGAAGTTCACCTGCGCCACCACCAGCTCCGGCGCCGGCCGCGGATGCGCCGCCAGGGTGGCCCGGAACTCGGCCTCGCCCAGCCGCAGATCGTCGCCGATCGGCACCCCGTACGCGGTCATCCAGTGCGCGAACACGCTCGCCGGCGACGGCACCCCGCCACTGCCCGACCCGACCGGCAGCAGCGCGTCCTCCAGCGCGATCGGCCCGAGGCGCAGCTTCGTGAGCTCCGCCCCGCCCTGCACGGCCTGGCTGACCGCCGCCACCTCACTGCTGTACCCGGCGATCCGGGCGATCTCCGCCTCGTCGGCGATCAGGGCTCGCCGGGCCGCCGCCTGGTAGACCGGGTCCCGGTCGAGACGCCGCCGGGTCTCCCCGTCGAGGAACGTCTCGTCCACCGACGCCCCGTCGATCACCCGGCGTCCGAAGGCGAGCGGCAGGAAGTAGGTGAGCCGCTCCGCCAGCCACGGCTCCACGCCGCCGCTGAGCAGCTTCCCCTTGACCTCATCCCCGCTCACCGGCGCCGCGCTCTCACAGAACGCCGTGACACCCACCACAACAGCCTCGTCGAACATCGCGTGAGCGTACCGCCCCGCTGATCTCCCGTAACCTCACGAAATCATCAAGATCAAAGCCGATCCGGCACGGCCGAGGCCGGCAACAAACGTCACCCGGGAGAGCCCGATGAGCATGACAAAGATGACACTGTCCTGATGACCGCCACCGCTCTGCGCGCCCTCCTGCACTCCGGCCGGGTCACCCACGTGCCCGGCGTCCACGACCCGGCGACCGCCGCGCTCGCGGTCGCCGCCGGGCACCGGGCCGTCCACCTGTCCGGCGCGGCCGTCTCGGCGACCATGCTGGGCCGCCCCGACCTCGGCTTCGTCCCCGCGACACAGCTCGCCGACCGGGCGTCCATCCTGGTCCCGGTGCTGAACGGGGTGCCGGTGCTGGCCGACGCGGACACCGGTTTCGACGACCCGGAGCACGCCGTGTGGACCGGCCTCGCCTACCACCGGGCCGGCATCTCCGGGCTGCACCTACCGGATCGGGCCGGCATCTCCGGGCTGCCGCTGCCGGACCGGGCCGGCATCTCCGGGCTGCGGCTGCCGGACCGGGCCGGCGCGACGGGGCGCCACGAGGTGATCGCTCCCGGGCCGGCGGCCGCCAAGGTCAGGGCGCTGGCCGACCGGGTGCCGGAGCTGGTGGTGATCGCCCGGACCGACGCGTACGCGGCCGACGGCCTGGGCGAGACGATCCGGCGCTGTGTCGCCTACGCCGAGGCGGGCGCCGACGCGATCCTCCCGGGGGGCGTGCACGACCTCGGGGAGCTCGACCGGATCAGCCGGGCGGTCAACGGCGTACCGCTGGTGGTCGATCGCAGTGAAGCCGCCGGCAGTCCGCCCGCCTCGACCGACAGCGATCTGGCCGCGGCCGGCGTCCGGCTGGTCCTGCACCCGGTCGCCGCGCTGCTCGCCGCGATGCGCGCCGCGTCGCTGGCCTACCGCGCGATCGCCGAGACCGGCACCGCCGAGCAGGTCGACCGCCTGCCGTGGGCCGCGTTCACCGCCCTGGCCGGCCCGGACGAGACCGCGGACAGCGACGCCCGCTCCGTGCCCGCGGGTCTGCAGACGTGAACCGTCGGGCCACGGGTGATATCTTGCTGCCGACGTGACGCGGACCGAGGAGGTGGGACCCATGACTGCTGCAACGCTGTGGGTGCTCCTCCCGCCGTCACGGTCGGGCGACTGACGTCACCGTCGCCGGGAGCGCCGTCACCGGGCACTCCCGAAAGGCATTCCCATGTTCGACGTGATCATCGCCGGTTGCGGGCCGACCGGCGCCCTGCTGGCCGCCGAGTTGCGGCTCCACGACGTCCGCGTGCTGCTCCTGGAGAAGGAGACCGAGCCGCCGGCCGCGGTCCGCATCGTCGGCCTGCACATGCGCAGCCTGGAGTTGCTCGCCATGCGTGGCCTCCTGGACCGCCTGCGGGAACACGGCCGGCAGCGCCCCGCCGCCGGTTTCTTCGCCGGCATCGACAAACCCGTCCCGACCGGCCTGGACTCCACCCACGCCTACCTGCTCGGCATCCGCCAGCCGATCCTCGTCGAGCAGCTCACCGAGCATGCCCGGGCCCTGGGCGCCGAAGTCCGCCAGGGCGTCGCCGTCACCGCATTCGACCAGGACGACGACGGCGTCACCGTCGACCTCTGCGCCGGCGAGCCGGTGCGCGCCCGATTCCTGGTCGGCTGCGACGGTTCCCACAGCACCGTCCGTAAACTGCTCGGCGTCCCCTTCCCCGGCGAGCCGTCCCGCTCAGAAACCCTGATGGGCGAGCTGGAAGCCACCGCCTCCGGCGAGGAGATCGCCGCCCGGGCCGCCGACATCCGCCGCGCCGACCGGCGTTTCCTGCTCACCCCGGCCGGGCCCGCGACGTACCGGGTCGTCATCCCCGCCCGCACTCTCAGCACCCGCGCGGAACCACCCACTCTCGAGGACTTCAAGCGGGAGTTGCGGGCCACCGCCGGGACCGACTTCGGCCTGCACTCGCCACGCTGGCTCTCCCGCTTCGGCGACGCCACCCGTCTCGTCGACCGCTATCGGATCGGCCGGGTCCTGCTGGCCGGCGACGCCGCCCACATCCACCCGCCGATCGGCGGACAGGGCCTCAACCTGGGTCTCCAGGACGCCTTCAACCTCGGCTGGAAGCTGGCCGCGGAGATCGGCGGCTGGGCCCCGGACGGGCTGCTCGACACCTACCACTCGGAACGCCACCCGGTGGCCGCCGAGGTGCTCGACAACACCCGGGCCCAGAGGGAGCTCCTC
Protein-coding regions in this window:
- a CDS encoding ABC transporter ATP-binding protein, which produces MSPAPRRAPRAGIDPDPSKSWLRRAWPLLRSHRALLVTSLVLSFVGLVVQVQIPNLVRIGIDRALVAHTAGLSRYVALITALSLIQGVINYLARLYLLRTAYELEYDLRSTVFSHFMRMSYGFYDRVQSGELISRATADIRAVQMYLTFGPSILVQCMIAVIAFGLMISVNPLLAVVSMLTMPAIAVLGVRMRKAIFPVSWLIQARLAGVATVVDENIQGVRIVKAFAAEQQQVDTLASAADRVRWAYATDARLRSRWTPVMDNLPRLGLALVLLIGGLMVLNGHATVGTVVAFNSYILMLQPPFRMLGMIIMMGQRAAASARRIYDILDTEAEITERTEAAAPPPRGAVSFDDVRFAYPDGTPGLKGLTLHLEPGETVALVGATGSGKSTIARLAARFYDVTEGTVEIDGVDVRDYPLATLRDRVGIVPDEPFLFSISLHDNIAFGHPHATREQVIAAATAAGAAEFIQELPQGYDTVVGERGYTLSGGQRQRVAIARALLVNPPILILDDATSAVDVRVEHEIHESLRALMAGRTTIMVAHRLATIGLADRVILIDDGRVLADGTHAELLASEPRYSAVLAQKEPVA
- a CDS encoding FAD-dependent monooxygenase, translated to MFDVIIAGCGPTGALLAAELRLHDVRVLLLEKETEPPAAVRIVGLHMRSLELLAMRGLLDRLREHGRQRPAAGFFAGIDKPVPTGLDSTHAYLLGIRQPILVEQLTEHARALGAEVRQGVAVTAFDQDDDGVTVDLCAGEPVRARFLVGCDGSHSTVRKLLGVPFPGEPSRSETLMGELEATASGEEIAARAADIRRADRRFLLTPAGPATYRVVIPARTLSTRAEPPTLEDFKRELRATAGTDFGLHSPRWLSRFGDATRLVDRYRIGRVLLAGDAAHIHPPIGGQGLNLGLQDAFNLGWKLAAEIGGWAPDGLLDTYHSERHPVAAEVLDNTRAQRELLAPTPGARALRRLLTTLMDINDVNRHLIEKIAATDIRYDFGDDLLGRRQPDLELTQGRLYDLMHRGRALLLDRSGTLSVTGWSDRVDHVTDPADAPSVLLRPDGHIAWLGAAQGDLNRQLTRWFG
- a CDS encoding endonuclease/exonuclease/phosphatase family protein: MRQMTVVSLNLCVGLRNSLPPLRERAAAIGEQLEDSGAQAVLLQEVWTRRALRDIRARLPSYRNWVCKSGLAIGGREPLSEPRFRRFAGVPAGHRSQLVRAAAGRWFRGLLTARTADGALLGNTQLTSNRDGDWSTGNRHDALQRGQLRSLHAAMRAAGDAPLRILGGDFNVAADSPLYSAVTDGDTWTDPFAGDPRATFRIECLPAGSTAHRIDYLLVSGDGWHVAARELLFTGDLLSDHCAPLVRVTC
- a CDS encoding DUF6348 family protein, yielding MFDEAVVVGVTAFCESAAPVSGDEVKGKLLSGGVEPWLAERLTYFLPLAFGRRVIDGASVDETFLDGETRRRLDRDPVYQAAARRALIADEAEIARIAGYSSEVAAVSQAVQGGAELTKLRLGPIALEDALLPVGSGSGGVPSPASVFAHWMTAYGVPIGDDLRLGEAEFRATLAAHPRPAPELVVAQVNFAVNHPALARPWMVESCVGVAPTWKEAIFQTLAMFERAVAYPMIAALLDRGAAGDNVHVERFSHPAGEFDLLLGAQVDLFATDPVPSAEAVLDELLAALRDVPLSRAVHALRFFTAYQDGRMLTNEVFLDGEPWEAGSKVTAAAPAPLPTGPVGVRVFAFLVPVG
- a CDS encoding oxaloacetate decarboxylase, yielding MTATALRALLHSGRVTHVPGVHDPATAALAVAAGHRAVHLSGAAVSATMLGRPDLGFVPATQLADRASILVPVLNGVPVLADADTGFDDPEHAVWTGLAYHRAGISGLHLPDRAGISGLPLPDRAGISGLRLPDRAGATGRHEVIAPGPAAAKVRALADRVPELVVIARTDAYAADGLGETIRRCVAYAEAGADAILPGGVHDLGELDRISRAVNGVPLVVDRSEAAGSPPASTDSDLAAAGVRLVLHPVAALLAAMRAASLAYRAIAETGTAEQVDRLPWAAFTALAGPDETADSDARSVPAGLQT
- a CDS encoding lamin tail domain-containing protein; translation: MLRRLATLAAGVLLGLGLPVPARAATVACGPAADSPRCTVWMGRVAWVPDGDTLIVTVNGTKTARSIRLIGVQAMEQHTYSPRPANRTGECHALEATARVEHLVRAGGGVVRLTAQDARSTSRGRPLRSIAVRINGRWVDIGQDLIKRGYALWLPFAGEWAWDAAYARAQATASTRSTGMWNDHYCGTGPAASMTVWANTQGHEGEFVRIGNTGRRAVDLTGWWVRDSGLRRYTFRRGTVVPAGGHVYVHVGKGRDTVTDRYWGLNGQIFTNPDPARHALGDGAYLFDPQGDLRESFLYPCPLRCASPLTGKVTLRPENGAIALVNTGSAAVNLQGHMLVAERWQHRFDEKTLLQPGEALSFARRPTMRLQTADMWTVASYSDAGPGSPLRQ
- a CDS encoding serine hydrolase; the protein is MNDDLLADFVRVDRERRLGTYGIHVYREGHEPLTHRFRSDDRVNLYSVSKTFTSVAAGLAEADGRFRLDDLFLDHFPELRGIAADGFERVTVRHLITMTSGSTHKWFASERIDAADLLHEFLAAPLDAEPGERFSYTGSGPYAVGRLIARTTGADVRAYLLPRLFRPLDLHNPAWHTCPLGFPFAESDLFLKTGELARFARLLLQEGVWEGRQIIPAEYVRRMPAETVDTTAMAQRAAQFGHGYGLGVWLSGDGTYRMDGAYGQYALIDPERRVTVTATAHSEGEHEEDLFEALAELLKRVAG
- a CDS encoding thymidine kinase — protein: MPVTAATVLATRQPALAPVFGTLTLFTGRMGSGKSTLALQNAFNRRQAGRPGVLLTSQDRAGEGIMSSRLGVTADAVEVHPGMDLTALVAEQVPSGGFVIADEAQFLSPEQVEQLAWAADEMGVDIDCYAIITDFLSRLFPGAQRLVELADVIVPLQVEVTCWCGRPGRQNARLVDGQVARAGEQVAVGDTSETSAVSYRVLCRRHWRNGEPGPASL
- a CDS encoding ABC transporter ATP-binding protein, yielding MSMFGGGFGGPGHAIPGRHGSGTPFAGIPPELAAGVARLEAAEPPLPAPDEPFHQQPDTRRLTLWSLLANRPGLLVTAALAVLAEALLLQAGPLLVQIGIDHGIVARDVPVLVVSALAFVAAVALTAVASGVRIRQSGRLAAYVTRDLRVRVFAHLQRLSLDFYTREKAGVTMTRMTSDVEALQQLLQEGFAQFLIQGLTMIVVTVVLVHYDAELALITLLLVVPPLAALSIWFRRAADLGYRRQRDAIAALFSHLSESLYGVRVITAHNRQQRSVVEHREVVGAYRDANDHTGRINAVYGPGSSVIGLLGLAALLAIGGRRVLRGELTIGELTAFVLYINAFFQPVQQLVQLYTNYQQARAALGKLRGLLGTVTGVPESIDARQLPPATGGIEFRGVSFGYVPDRPVLRDVTLRIAPGETIACVGPTGAGKSTLAKLVARLYDPDRGAILIDGHDLREVTLDSLHRQVGVVPQEPFLFAGSLRDNIAFARPDAADAEVDAAVDAVGLRDLVDRSPDGLHTVLHERGQSVSSGERQLIALARVFVAAPRIIVLDEATSSLDLRSELRVEAAVQRLLQGRTAILVAHRLSTARRADRVIVVDDGGILESGSHDELIAAGGRYASMFATWESHAAA